The Roseovarius sp. EL26 genome has a window encoding:
- a CDS encoding CPBP family intramembrane glutamic endopeptidase → MRYDAHCFLTDPARPSAGLPRLAGGMMVVFITLILLQSFMSQAISPFLPSDQSARDHLIYGTSPGGALLTLYGFTLAFISLWLALRLVHDRPLWTIFGPPRLVIFQFRRALGPLILLSLVILLLPSPDTMEPQRNLSTTLWLAFLAPGLFGVLIQTTAEEALFRGYMQSQLAARFANPLIWLGLPSILFGLVHYDPSLNGAHSWLIVGWATLFGLAAADLTARAGSLGPAMAFHFINNAGAILIAAPTGWLDGLALYTYPFSMDDADAVLIWAPVDILWIFCAWLAIRLTLQR, encoded by the coding sequence ATGCGATATGATGCTCATTGCTTTTTGACGGACCCTGCCCGACCCAGCGCTGGGTTACCACGCCTTGCTGGCGGGATGATGGTGGTATTCATCACACTGATCTTGTTGCAATCCTTTATGTCACAGGCGATCAGTCCATTTCTGCCCTCCGACCAGAGCGCGCGGGATCATCTGATTTATGGCACTTCGCCCGGTGGAGCACTGTTGACGCTATATGGCTTCACTTTGGCTTTTATATCGTTATGGCTGGCGTTGCGGCTTGTGCATGATCGTCCTCTTTGGACAATTTTTGGGCCACCGCGTCTGGTCATCTTTCAGTTTCGTCGGGCCCTTGGGCCGTTGATACTGTTGTCACTTGTGATCCTACTTTTGCCATCACCCGATACAATGGAGCCACAACGAAATCTTTCAACCACCCTGTGGTTGGCGTTTTTGGCTCCGGGGCTGTTCGGGGTCCTGATCCAGACCACCGCAGAAGAGGCGCTGTTTCGAGGGTATATGCAAAGCCAGTTGGCCGCGCGTTTTGCCAACCCTCTGATCTGGCTGGGCTTGCCGTCAATACTGTTCGGACTGGTACACTATGATCCGAGCTTAAACGGCGCACACAGCTGGCTGATCGTGGGCTGGGCCACGCTCTTTGGTCTTGCTGCAGCGGATCTGACAGCGCGCGCAGGCTCTCTTGGTCCAGCGATGGCGTTTCATTTCATCAATAACGCCGGTGCAATCTTGATTGCAGCACCCACCGGGTGGTTGGATGGGCTGGCGCTTTATACCTATCCGTTCTCGATGGATGATGCTGATGCCGTTTTGATCTGGGCTCCCGTCGATATTCTCTGGATTTTCTGCGCTTGGCTTGCCATACGCCTCACGTTGCAACGTTGA
- the accD gene encoding acetyl-CoA carboxylase, carboxyltransferase subunit beta, with product MNWITNYVRPRINSIFSRREVPENLWTKCDGCSTMLFHRELKDNLNVCTNCGHHMNITPRDRFIGLFDGGAFAEIDVPAPTTDPLQFRDQKKYPDRMKAAQRKTGEKEAMLVATGDMGRTPIVAAAQDFSFMGGSMGMYVGNAIIAAAEKAVELNRPLILFSAAGGARMQEGILSLMQMPRTTVALQMLKEANLPYIVVLTHPTTGGVTASYAMLGDVHIAEPNALICFAGPRVIEQTIREKLPDGFQRAEYLLDHGMLDRVTSRTEMRDELITITRMLMGLPPAVAGDLPPPDDAPEAALEAPAEADASEETTEK from the coding sequence ATGAACTGGATCACAAATTACGTCCGCCCGCGGATCAACTCGATTTTCTCGCGGCGTGAAGTCCCTGAGAACCTCTGGACCAAATGTGATGGCTGCAGCACCATGCTGTTTCACCGTGAGTTAAAAGACAACTTGAACGTCTGCACCAATTGCGGCCACCACATGAACATCACCCCGCGTGATCGTTTTATCGGTCTGTTTGATGGTGGTGCCTTCGCCGAGATCGACGTCCCTGCCCCAACAACCGACCCGTTGCAATTTCGCGATCAGAAAAAATACCCGGATCGGATGAAAGCCGCACAGCGCAAGACCGGCGAAAAAGAAGCCATGCTGGTCGCCACTGGCGATATGGGCCGCACGCCGATTGTGGCCGCAGCGCAGGATTTCTCGTTCATGGGCGGATCGATGGGCATGTATGTTGGCAACGCCATCATCGCAGCCGCTGAAAAGGCGGTTGAGCTGAACCGCCCACTGATCCTGTTTTCCGCCGCTGGTGGCGCACGCATGCAAGAGGGCATTCTGTCCTTGATGCAGATGCCGCGCACCACCGTGGCCCTGCAGATGCTGAAAGAGGCAAACCTGCCTTATATTGTCGTGCTGACACACCCCACCACCGGCGGCGTAACTGCCAGCTATGCCATGCTGGGCGACGTGCACATTGCCGAACCCAATGCACTGATCTGCTTTGCTGGCCCACGGGTGATTGAGCAGACCATTCGCGAAAAACTACCCGACGGGTTCCAACGCGCTGAATACCTGCTGGATCACGGCATGCTGGACCGCGTCACATCGCGGACCGAGATGCGCGACGAGCTGATCACCATCACCCGCATGTTGATGGGTCTGCCCCCGGCAGTTGCCGGTGACCTACCGCCCCCTGACGACGCGCCTGAGGCCGCATTGGAAGCCCCGGCTGAGGCCGACGCCAGCGAAGAGACCACCGAGAAATGA
- a CDS encoding folylpolyglutamate synthase/dihydrofolate synthase family protein: protein MTTQTSDVVLERMMALHPKIIDLTLDRVWRLLDALGNPQNDLPPVIHLAGTNGKGSTQAMIRAGLEAAGKHVHAYTSPHLARFHERIRLAGELISEPDLTAVLDECYAANDGGNITYFEITTCAALLAMARTPADFTLLEVGLGGRLDATNVMDQPALSVITPISIDHEQFLGDTLTKIATEKAGIIKRGVPCVVGPQPDEAMDVIEATAARLGAPLIAHGQHWHISEERGRLIYQDETGLRDLPLPNLPGAHQIQNAGAALAALRYLEMGDKAYEAAVSQARWLARMQKLATGPLIDAAPEAELWLDGGHNAAAGQALGQHLGTLPPRPTYLICGMLNTKDISGYLNPLVARAQKLIAISIPGEANTLPADETAAAAKAVGMTADTADTALSAVQQIAKEDPQARILICGSLYLAGAILRENG from the coding sequence ATGACCACACAGACATCGGATGTCGTCCTTGAACGGATGATGGCGCTGCACCCCAAGATCATTGATCTGACACTGGATCGCGTCTGGCGTCTGCTTGATGCGCTTGGAAATCCGCAAAATGACCTGCCACCTGTGATTCATCTGGCGGGCACCAATGGCAAAGGCTCGACGCAAGCGATGATCCGTGCCGGGCTTGAGGCGGCAGGCAAACACGTTCACGCCTATACCTCGCCACATCTGGCGCGCTTTCATGAGCGCATCCGTCTGGCCGGGGAGCTGATTTCAGAACCTGACCTAACCGCCGTGCTGGATGAATGTTATGCTGCCAATGATGGCGGCAATATCACCTACTTTGAGATCACCACCTGCGCGGCGCTACTGGCCATGGCGCGTACACCTGCAGATTTCACCTTGCTTGAGGTTGGCCTTGGCGGCCGTCTGGACGCAACCAATGTGATGGATCAACCTGCACTGTCGGTGATCACGCCGATCTCGATCGATCATGAGCAGTTCCTTGGTGACACGCTGACCAAAATTGCCACCGAAAAAGCAGGCATCATCAAACGCGGTGTACCCTGCGTTGTCGGCCCACAGCCCGATGAGGCGATGGACGTCATCGAGGCTACTGCCGCCCGCCTTGGTGCGCCACTGATTGCCCATGGGCAGCATTGGCATATCTCTGAAGAACGCGGGCGGCTGATTTATCAGGACGAAACCGGCCTGCGCGATCTGCCCCTGCCCAACCTGCCCGGCGCACACCAGATCCAGAACGCTGGAGCCGCGCTTGCTGCCCTGCGTTATCTTGAGATGGGTGACAAAGCTTATGAGGCTGCGGTTTCTCAGGCGCGATGGCTTGCCCGTATGCAAAAGCTGGCTACTGGCCCATTGATTGATGCGGCACCTGAGGCCGAGTTGTGGCTGGATGGCGGTCATAATGCCGCTGCGGGGCAAGCTTTGGGTCAGCATCTTGGCACCCTGCCCCCACGTCCAACTTATCTGATCTGTGGGATGCTCAACACCAAGGATATCTCGGGGTATCTGAACCCACTGGTCGCACGAGCGCAAAAGCTAATCGCCATTTCGATCCCCGGTGAGGCAAATACACTTCCGGCAGATGAAACAGCCGCAGCCGCCAAAGCTGTGGGCATGACTGCAGATACGGCAGATACGGCGCTTAGCGCGGTCCAGCAGATTGCAAAAGAGGACCCGCAAGCGCGGATCCTCATCTGTGGGTCACTTTATCTGGCCGGGGCCATTTTACGCGAAAACGGCTGA
- a CDS encoding DEAD/DEAH box helicase: MNFEELGLKPRLVAQLAAQGITEPTPIQYKAIPLALDGRDIMGLAQTGTGKTAAFALPLIDAITKMGTKPAPKSSHGLILAPTRELAKQIQDNIIAMTKGAHISTKLIVGGVSLNRQVEVMRKGADLVVATPGRLIDLIERKAVDLGQTRFLVLDEADQMLDLGFIHALRRIAPLLRKERQTMLFSATMPKQMAELSTSYLTSPVRVEVARPGLPVAKIQQSVHFVAQKEKYGLLRELLSTKIGERAIVFSRTKHGAEKMMKNLERDGFKAGSIHGNKSQGQRDRAIKAFKDGQITVLVATDVAARGIDISDVKYVFNFDLPNVAENYVHRIGRTARAGAEGEAIAFCSTDEVSEFKAIQKVLKADIPVASGTVWAELKDAGNKKPGGGRGGPGRNRRRGGGGGHSGGGNGGRGHGGGNGGGGNGGGGRRRRAA; encoded by the coding sequence GCTGCACAAGGCATCACTGAACCGACTCCGATCCAGTATAAGGCGATCCCCCTTGCCTTGGACGGACGTGACATTATGGGGCTGGCGCAGACCGGCACCGGTAAGACGGCGGCCTTTGCCCTGCCATTGATTGATGCCATCACCAAGATGGGCACCAAGCCGGCGCCGAAATCATCGCATGGTCTAATTTTGGCACCCACGCGCGAGCTGGCCAAGCAGATCCAAGACAACATCATCGCTATGACCAAAGGCGCGCACATCTCAACTAAGTTGATTGTTGGCGGTGTATCATTGAACCGTCAGGTTGAAGTGATGCGCAAAGGCGCGGATCTGGTTGTGGCCACGCCCGGTCGTCTGATCGATCTGATCGAACGCAAGGCTGTTGATCTGGGCCAGACCCGTTTTCTGGTGCTGGATGAGGCGGATCAAATGCTTGATCTTGGCTTTATTCATGCCCTGCGTCGGATTGCACCACTGCTGCGCAAAGAGCGCCAGACCATGTTGTTTTCCGCGACAATGCCAAAGCAGATGGCAGAGCTGTCAACAAGCTATCTGACGAGCCCGGTCCGGGTAGAGGTTGCGCGCCCCGGCCTGCCGGTTGCGAAAATCCAGCAGTCCGTGCATTTTGTGGCCCAGAAAGAAAAATACGGCCTGCTGCGCGAGTTGCTGTCAACCAAGATTGGCGAGCGCGCCATCGTATTTTCCCGCACCAAACACGGTGCTGAAAAGATGATGAAAAACCTTGAGCGTGACGGTTTTAAGGCCGGCTCGATCCATGGCAACAAAAGTCAGGGTCAACGGGACCGCGCGATCAAAGCCTTCAAAGATGGTCAGATCACTGTGCTTGTGGCCACCGATGTGGCAGCGCGCGGTATTGACATCAGTGATGTCAAATATGTCTTTAACTTCGATCTGCCCAACGTGGCTGAAAACTATGTCCACCGGATTGGCCGGACCGCACGTGCCGGTGCCGAAGGTGAGGCCATTGCGTTTTGTTCAACCGATGAAGTGTCAGAATTCAAAGCTATCCAAAAGGTTCTAAAGGCTGACATTCCTGTCGCAAGCGGCACGGTCTGGGCCGAGTTGAAAGACGCCGGAAACAAAAAGCCTGGCGGTGGCCGTGGTGGTCCCGGCCGTAACCGTCGTCGTGGTGGCGGTGGTGGACACAGTGGCGGCGGAAATGGCGGCCGTGGTCATGGTGGTGGCAACGGCGGCGGTGGAAACGGTGGTGGCGGACGGCGCAGACGCGCCGCCTGA